One Caretta caretta isolate rCarCar2 chromosome 6, rCarCar1.hap1, whole genome shotgun sequence genomic region harbors:
- the LOC142072271 gene encoding olfactory receptor 5G9-like — protein MKIIKEMEKGNHSMVTEFVLSGLTDRPELQVPLFVLFLVIYIVTLVGNLGMIVLIKIDSRLHTPMYFFLGHLSFSDLCYSSIISPRMLLNFLAESKRISYNACAVQMYFFGTFGHVDCLLLAVMAYDRYVAICNPLLYTVTMSRWLCHQLVAGVYAVGLLDSVVHTVFTFRLSFCSSNAINHFFCDILPVLSLSCSDTRVNEIVMFASTGCVVVSSIVIILLSYAYIIITILRIRSAEGRRKAFSTCTSHLTAVAMFHGSLLFMYFRPSTSYSLDTDKIASVFYTAVIPMLNPLIYSLRNKEVKDAHWKVMHKLLTFS, from the coding sequence GAGATGGAAAAGGGAAATCACTCAATGGTGACCGAGTTTGTTCTCTCAGGACTGACAGATCGTCCGGAGCTTCAGGTCCCTCTCTTTGTATTGTTCCTAGTGATCTACATTGTCACCTTGGTAGGGAATCTGGGGATGATCGTGTTAATCAAGATTGACTCCCGtctccacacccccatgtactttttcctcgGTCATTTGTCTTTCTCTGATCTCTGCTATTCCTCCATAATTTCCCCTAGGATGCTGCTGAACTTCTTAGCTGAGAGTAAAAGGATTTCGTACAATGCCTGCGCTGTGCAAATGTATTTCTTTGGTACTTTTGGTCATGTAGattgcctcctgctggctgtgatggcatacgaccgttatgtggccatctgtaacccGCTGCTCTATACAGTCACCATGTCCCGATGGCTCTGTCAtcagctggtggctggggtgtaTGCCGTGGGCTTGCTGGACTCAGTGGTACACACCGTTTTTACTTTTCGTTTATCATTCTGCAGCTCCAATGCcatcaatcatttcttctgtgataTTCTGCCGGTATTGTCGCTCTCCTGTTCCGACACACGCGTCAATGAGATTGTGATGTTTGCCTCGACTGGCTGCGTGGTCGTGAGCAGCATTGTGATCATTCTCCTCTCCTACGCATATATCATCATCACCATCCTGCGGATCCGCTCCGCCGAGGGCAGgcgcaaagccttctccacctgcacctcCCACCTGACGGCCGTGGCCATGTTCCATGGCTCCCTCCTCTTCATGTATTTCCGACCCTCCACCAGTTACTCCCTGGACACTGACAAAATAGCCTCTGTGTTCTACACGGCGGTGATCCCCATGCTGAACCCCttgatctacagcctgaggaacaaggaggtgAAAGATGCCCACTGGAAAGTGATGCACaaattgctcactttctcttGA
- the LOC125628918 gene encoding olfactory receptor 5AR1-like: protein MEKGNHSEATEFILSGLTDRPELQIPLFVVFLLIYGITLVGNGGMILLITSDPRLHTPMYFFLRNLSFCDLCLSSTISPKMLLNLLAERKGISYTACTVQMSLSIAFGDAEGLLLVVMAYDRYVAICNPLLYTVTMSRQLCKQLVAGVYAVGLVDSMIPTCVTFRLSFCSSNIVNHFFCDIPPLLALSCSDTRINEIMMFAFMLCITGSRFVAILLSYVYITSTILQISSAAGHRKAFSTCSFHLTAVVLFYGTLLFMYLRPTSSYSMDTDKIVSVFYSLVIPMLNPLIYSLRNTEVKDALRRAMNKLLTKS from the coding sequence ATGGAAAAGGGAAATCACTCAGAGGCAACTGAGTTCATTCTCTCAGGACTGACAGATCGTCCGGAGCTGCAGATCCCCCTGTTTGTGGTGTTCCTACTGATTTATGGTATCACCCTGGTGGGGAACGGGGGGATGATCTTGTTAATCACGAGTGATCCCCgactccacacccccatgtactttttcctcaggaatttgtctttctgtgacctctgccttTCCTCAACAATTTCCCCCAAGATGCTGCTGAATTTATTAGCCGAGAGGAAAGGCATTTCTTACACGGCCTGCACTGTGCAAATGTCTCTCTCTATCGCTTTTGGAGATGCTGAGGGCCTCTTGCTGGTTGTGATGGCGTATGaccgttatgtggccatctgtaacccactgctcTATACGGTCACCATGTCCAGGCAGCTTTGTaaacagctggtggctggggtgtaCGCTGTGGGTTTGGTGGATTCAATGATTCCCACATGTGTTACATTTcggctgtcattctgcagctccaacattgtcaatcatttcttctgtgacatcccCCCTCTGCTGGCACTCTCCTGTTCTGACACCCGCATCAATGAGATTATGATGTTTGCTTTCATGTTGTGCATTACAGGGAGCAGATTTGTGGCCATCCTCCTCTCCTATGTCTATATCACCTCCACTATCCTGCAGATCAGCTCTGCTGCGGGCCATCGCAAAGCTTTCTCCACCTGCTCTTTCCACTTGACTGCTGTGGTCCTGTTTTATGGCACCCTCCTCTTCATGTATTTACGTCCCACCTCCAGctattccatggacacagacaaaATAGTCTCAGTGTTTTACTCGCTGgtgatccccatgttgaaccccctcatctacagcctgaggaacacggAGGTGAAGGACGCCCTGAGGAGAGCAATGAATAAACTCCTAACCAAATCTTGA
- the LOC125628917 gene encoding olfactory receptor 5AS1-like codes for MEEGNHSEVTEFILSGLTDHLELQIPLFVVFLLIYGITLVGNGGMIFLITIDPRLHTPMYFFLSNLSFCDLCVSLIISPKMLLNLLAERKSISYTACALQMFLSIAFGDVECLLLAVMAYDRYVAICNPLLYTVTMSRQLCKQLVAGVYAVGIVDSMIYTCCTFRLSFCSSNIINHFFCDVLPLLALSCSDTRINEIMTFAFTSCITGSSFVTVLLSYVYIISTILQIRSAESRHKAFSTCTFHLTTVVLFFGTFLFMYLRPTSSYSMDRDKVTSVFYTLVIPMLNPLIYSLRNMEVKDALWKAMNKLLTSS; via the coding sequence atggaagagggaaATCACTCGGAGGTGACTGAATTCATTCTCTCAGGACTGACAGATCACCTGGAGCTGCAGATCCCCCTGTTTGTGGTGTTCCTACTGATTTATGGTATCACCTtagtggggaatggggggatgaTCTTCTTAATCACGATTGATCCCCGACTCCACACACCaatgtactttttcctcagtaatttgtctttctgtgacctGTGCGTTTCCTTGATTATTTCCCCTAAGATGCTGCTGAATTTATTAGCTGAAAGGAAAAGCATTTCTTACACGGCCTGTGCTCTGCAAATGTTTCTCTCTATTGCTTTTGGAGATGTTGAGtgcctcttgctggctgtgatggCGTATGACCGTTATGTGGCAATCTGTAATCCGCTGCTCTATACGGTCACCATGTCCAGGCAGCTTTGTaaacagctggtggctggggtgtaTGCTGTGGGGATTGTGGATTCAATGATATACACGTGTTGCACATTTcggctgtcattctgcagctccaacatcatcaatcatttcttctgtgacgTCCTCCCACTGTTGGCGCTCTCCTGTTCTGACACCCGCATCAATGAGATTATGACGTTTGCTTTCACGAGCTGCATTACAGGGAGCAGCTTTGTGACTGTCCTCCTCTCCTATGTCTATatcatctccaccatcctgcagatcCGCTCTGCCGAGAGCCGgcacaaagccttctccacctgcactttCCACTTGACCACTGTGGTCCTGTTTTTTGGCACCTTCCTCTTCATGTATTTGCGTCCCACCTCCAGCTATTCCATGGACAGAGACAAAGTGACCTCAGTGTTTTACACGCTGgtgatccccatgttgaaccccctcatctacagcctgaggaacatgGAGGTGAAGGATGCCTTGTGGAAAGCAATGAATAAACTCCTAACCAGCTCTTGA